The sequence ACGCTCCCCTCCGAAGGCCACATGCCTCTCGGCGCCTGGCCGAATTCGTCGGCGCAGTATTTCAGGGCCTCGGCTATGTGCCAGTTGGCATCCTCCGGGTGGGAGAACCTCTTCTTCGGAAGTTTCATATAAGGAGAGGATGCGCGGGCTGCGGACGTATCACAGAGGAGCGGTAAGATGGGGTGGTAGAACGGCGTTGTGCTTATCTCTATACGGCCGGCGTCCTGTAGCCTCTTATACAGAGGCAGGATCTGGCCCATGATCTCTTTCTGCTTGGCTATTACGTACTCTTTGTCCTCTTCGGTATAAGACGAACCCTTATCGATGAGGTCTTTCAGGTTTATATCGTCATCGATGCTTATAGAATGGAACCACGCGAGGTTAAAGAGGACCTGGAGGTCGCGCATATCGTGATCGGAGAAGCCCCTGGCTATCCTCTTGAGCCCCGTGAAGGCGGTATCCTTGAGGCCCTTCTTTATCAGGAGCTCCGAATAGCGCGCGTTCGGCTCTATGAAATGTTTGAAATTCACCCTGAAGAAATTCTCCAGAATCTGCGCCTTTTCGTCAAGCGTCAGCGCGCTCGCCCTCTTCGCAGTGAGGTCGAGGAAGATGTCGCTGGCATCATTACGGACATAATCGTTTATCTGCTCGATGAGGGACGGGACGAGATTGAATGTCGCCTTTACGTTGTTGAAATCTTCCAGGAGGGCGGCCATGGGGAAATAATCTTTTATGCCGTGGAGCCGCACCCAGGGCATAAGGTACTTTCCCGAGATGGGGTCTTTATAGAACGGCTGGTGCATGTGCCACAGGAAAGCGATATCTATTTTTTTATACGCATCCATAGATCGTCACACGCCGTATACGGAGTAGTCGATATCCGGGAACAGGTTGTATTTGTCTTCGCAGCGCCTGATATATTCCTCGTCAAGCGAGCCCTCCTTCACCTCTTCATATATCTCGGTGAAGTGTTCGGCATGCTCCCTGAAGCGTTCTACCGCGTACGAGACATGCGACCCCGTCTTCATGATGAAGGCCCAGTCGCTCGACTGCGCAAGCAGGAGTTCCCGCGCCATCTGGTTCAGCGCCCTGAGAAGCATCCCTTTCGCGTTGGGGTTATTCCTTGCGGCTTCGACCATGCGTTCGACCATCTTATGGAGATGGCGGTATATCCAGTCGTTGGAGCCCTCGAGCCACACCTCGCTATATCCCTTCCATCCCCAGCTTGAGGCCGAAGGCGTGAGGACCTGGTATTTCTTGTACGTCTTCAGGTATTCGCCCGGCGTGGTGAGAGCTATATTATTCTGGTCATACCGGATCTTGCGGATAAGGAAATCGAGCCACTGGGGCCCCTCGTACCACCAGTGCCCGAAAAGCTCTGCATCGTAAGGGGCTACTATCATGGGGAGCCGGTCGCCCATCTGGTGGGCCAGGTGCTCCACCTGCTTCTCCCTGTTGAACATGAAGTTGCCGGCATGGAAAGAGGCGGTATCCCGGGCGCGTTCCTGGGAATACGGCTCCTTGCGGTTCGTCTCGCCCGTTATCCTGTAGTATTTGATGCCGGTATTTATCCTGACCCCGTCGGCGTTTATGTAGGGTCTGATGTAATCGTAATCGAGGTCGAACCCTATATCGCGGTAGAACTCCCTGTAGTTGTAATCGCCCGGGTATCCCTCCTTGGCGCTCCATACCGCCTTCGACGACTCGACATCCCTCCCTATCGCCGCGACGCCGCTCTTGCAAAGGTACGGGCTGAAAACGCCGAACCGCGGCCGCGGCGAACCGAAGAGTATGCCGTGGGTATCTACGAAGAAGTACTTTATCCCCTCCTTTTTCAATATCTCGTCGTCGCCGGGATTGTAGCCGCACTCCGGGAGCCATATGCCCAGCGGCTTTTTACCGAATACCTTCTCGTAAAGGCCGGATGCCACCCGCACCTGGGCGGTGACGGATGCCTTGCGCTCAACCTCCATAAGCGGCAGATAGCCGTGCGTAGCACAGCACGTGATGACCTCAAGCCGCCCCTCATTCTGAAAGTGCTTGAATGCCTCCACGAGATTCCTCTTATAGCGGTCGACGAATATATGCCGCGTCTCGAGGAATTGCGAGTGGTACATGCGCGCCAGGGCATTGAACTGGCCT comes from Candidatus Omnitrophota bacterium and encodes:
- a CDS encoding glycoside hydrolase family 57 protein — protein: MDAYKKIDIAFLWHMHQPFYKDPISGKYLMPWVRLHGIKDYFPMAALLEDFNNVKATFNLVPSLIEQINDYVRNDASDIFLDLTAKRASALTLDEKAQILENFFRVNFKHFIEPNARYSELLIKKGLKDTAFTGLKRIARGFSDHDMRDLQVLFNLAWFHSISIDDDINLKDLIDKGSSYTEEDKEYVIAKQKEIMGQILPLYKRLQDAGRIEISTTPFYHPILPLLCDTSAARASSPYMKLPKKRFSHPEDANWHIAEALKYCADEFGQAPRGMWPSEGSVSDAALDLMIANGVDWAATDEDILFKTLALYDKKYRDSGAIDRRLIYQPYRMKRDSRHMTLVFRDKNLSDMISFSYNSWDPAQAAEDLTGHFRRISDNLRRDTDSGIVTIAMDGENAWEYYEDNGRRFFETLYARLDDADEPFESTTISDYLAVEPARKTLTNIFPASWINHNFEIWIGEEQDNVSWEYLDRVRRDLMRFTKASQKDRKAYGEDIQKAWREFYIAEGSDWNWWYGGKAHAGKLNPFDVLYRTHLRNVYKFLKKPVPDFLKISIA
- a CDS encoding 1,4-alpha-glucan branching protein domain-containing protein; the encoded protein is MPKGYLAIVLHAHLPYVRHPEFEDFLEEDWLFEAITETYVPLVKIFDQLIKDGVDFKLTVSLSPTLISMLMDPLLQSKYVKHLDKLIELSAKEIDRTTWEGQFNALARMYHSQFLETRHIFVDRYKRNLVEAFKHFQNEGRLEVITCCATHGYLPLMEVERKASVTAQVRVASGLYEKVFGKKPLGIWLPECGYNPGDDEILKKEGIKYFFVDTHGILFGSPRPRFGVFSPYLCKSGVAAIGRDVESSKAVWSAKEGYPGDYNYREFYRDIGFDLDYDYIRPYINADGVRINTGIKYYRITGETNRKEPYSQERARDTASFHAGNFMFNREKQVEHLAHQMGDRLPMIVAPYDAELFGHWWYEGPQWLDFLIRKIRYDQNNIALTTPGEYLKTYKKYQVLTPSASSWGWKGYSEVWLEGSNDWIYRHLHKMVERMVEAARNNPNAKGMLLRALNQMARELLLAQSSDWAFIMKTGSHVSYAVERFREHAEHFTEIYEEVKEGSLDEEYIRRCEDKYNLFPDIDYSVYGV